Genomic window (Centroberyx gerrardi isolate f3 chromosome 9, fCenGer3.hap1.cur.20231027, whole genome shotgun sequence):
CACTTTCCATGTCGGGAGTAGGGACCCATCGGAAGTCCACAATGATGAATCGTAATGTAACTCACAGAGCCTTGACGCTGCTGTGCAGCGCCGTGAGGAAGTCCTGCAGTCCTGCGTTAGTCtgacaagagaggagacagaccggagggagagcggaggagCGTCTGAGCTCCTTCTCCAGCCTCTGCCTCCGCTCCTCAGGGACCAGGTCTGTCTTATTCAGCACCACCAGACACCTTTCTGAAGGATAATAAACAAACGGAAATCATAATGACAAAATAATAGATTAGACTTGATTAGGCATGatgtaagatttttactgtcacCATAGCACAAAATACCACAATGTATCTGGGGGAGGTTGATAAGGTTGCtaatcaataccagtgactcaacgattacttcatCAGACGCTgggatttctggctttcaaaactaatTTTCCGGCCCATACTCTATAATTGGggaaccccccccacacacacacacacacacacacacacacacacacacacacatacacacaccaccaccatcccTTGCATTTTGAACTTGAACGATGGAGGACTGTGTTACGAGCAAGTGACTGGTGTCAAaacaaaattgaaatgaaaatgtgactttattatttttggCAAATACATGCCGTAAACTGTGCCAGAGACAATACaagtcataaattacttaatgcctCTTTAAGAAATAATGCCTCCAAATTATCATTAGACGCCtcactgggaaaaaaatgaaaagtgaataaATGTAGTTAAAAAGTTGGCACAACTAGGCAAACGTAAAATCAAGATGAGAAGGCTTCCTCCACAGCAGAGGAGACCTAAATACAGTACCTCTCTGTGGGTGCTGCTGGGTGGGCAGGACGCTGCTGAGGTGCCCCTGCAGGAAGGCTGGAGCCTGCTGGGTGTCAGGGGGAAGCTGAGCACAGTCCACCACCACCAGAGTCAGGTCAGCCTGCTCCACCCtggacaaaacaaagcacaggtTGCATCCTGAAAGATTCACCTTTTCACCTCGAATCAGAAATAAGATTACAATAGCAAGAATAATGTATATTTTTAGCTTAAAACAGCCATACTGTAGCTCAACTGGCTCCAATCTGAGACTTCATGAAGATAAAAGTCAGgcataaaaaataaactgaactgCTTAACCCTTATATATACACCGTTATATTTAGCTCAGGTTCTCTCTCTATTAGGCATTTCAGTGTATAAATAATGATCTAAAGTTTCACTAGGCAACAACAAAAGTTGGTGGCcccaaatgacaaaaaaaacaaaacaatttgcaTTAAAGATTAGAATAAGTGAGAAGGTGATTGGGGCTGATTACCACTTACTGACTTACTTAACTTAATTAACTAGAGACTAGAGAAAGCTGAATGTCTGAGTGCTTGCATCATCGACCTACAAGTGTTTTACATAATATCACTTGTTAAAAGTGACATTCCATTGTGCCTGAGCAGTGACTGAGTGTCTCTCTGTGCACGTCCAGTTTGCTTCTCTTTAAGGGGAACCCTACACAATATCTGTATTCAAATGTTAAATCTTTGCCCTAAGACAGTTTGGTCTTATTAATGAACATTCACTACTGTCTTCCAGAGCCAGAAAGAAGAGACAAGAGTTTGTCCTGTCCCCACAAATCCATTATATCATATTAAAGTAAAGTTCACCTGGATAAAGAATGAACTGGAAAAGATGTCAAAGGTGGCTGTGAAGGAAACCAGCATGCTTTTCTGTTGACTTTTCTGCTTCAGAACCAATTGCACTCTTACAATATTAAGCTCATGTGGAAGtaaatgttctgaaaaatattgtataactgaagcagctccaggctgtacATTGGTAAGACACCACAGATCAGAGGCTgggctctctgctctctggctTTGGAAAAGGACTGTTTGGATTCACAAACtgtatgaatacattttctttttattgattgatttaattgGTATTCCTCTTTAAATACTTTAAATACAGGGCTGCCCTCGCCACCGCccacctctcccccccccaccccaccctgaggcagcagcagcagcagcagcagcagcagcagcggcagcagcggaTGCTTATACTTACCACGTCCTTCCTGCCCTGAGCCGGGTCACGAGCCTCTGACCTGCTCCCTAGACAGAAAGTCCCCTACAGAACAAGAACTGCCTGCCCTTCCTATAGAGACACACCAGCTCTCCCCCGGCcggctgatgatgtcactgggaGGACAGatttgtgagtttgtgtgtgtgtttgtgcacaggGAGGCATATGGGTGTTGAGGTGgattaatataaaaatattgaGTTTTTTGCTGTGGAACCACTCATAATTGTTCACTCTAATTTTCACCCAAATAGATGGACGGTGTGTAGTTGATGCCTAATCAATCAGGTGAATACATTTACaaagggttagaccgatatatgggttTAGACGATATTATTTTATTACCCCTTTTTTATTACCTGTCCTGTACTTGACTTCCTTTGCATTGTTCCGCCAATTGCTGCtctggcacctgaatttcccccaggggatcaacaaagtgcaatcttatcttatcttatctaaatCCTAAAcaaatttcattagtattggtttcaatggagagttttagtgtcccgtggtctaaatgctCTTTCAAAGAATTTTTCACCCTGACGGGgggaaacacaaacatttttgtcAATTAAATTTAAAGATAGTGAATGTCAACACAGAATATCGTCTGTCAGACACTTCAGTcttaaaatatcaatatcgaccttcaaaaacacatattggTCAAAATCTAAAATTTACCTCATTTAAGCGCTGCAAAGATTTCATTTTTAGAGCTGTTATATTTCCATCCTTTTCCCATCATAATGCACCACATGGCAAACAATACACACGCTGGaaactttacttttacttgccTCCCAGGTATGGATCAACAAATAAAAAGTTCCCATATGCCCTCACGTCTTCCCTTCGCTCACTACTGACAAACTCAGAGGTGGTAAGATGTGTCACTGGACATCTTTGTGTATGAAGGTCTACTCagaagtgtttgtgtatggCAATATGTGCGTTCTTCTGCCCCTCTCTTGCCTGTTTGtatgatggaggagggaggacggGCGTCAGCACCGTTGCCATTCTTCCTTGGTGTAAACAGTGGAAGCAGCTGTCAGTGAATGCTACAATATGCCCGTTCTCTACAGCACACATAAAGCTCGCACTGCACCTCTTAATGGTAAATATTCTACAACTAGGAAAGGTGCCTCTTCATTACGCAACCTCCTGAGGGTGTTTATCCCTCGTATTTATAACTGTGGCTCAGCAATAATGTAAACTCTGGATGTTCCATAGACGTTTATAACATGCTGTATGGGGAAAAGGAACTGAAttatttcttcctttctttgtgTTCATGGACATCGCCCAAGTGTCTTGGCCAATTTGTTATGTGTTGCCATAAAGATAATCCAACAGTTTAGGTCTGTAATGTGCTGTGTATgtacagaaagagaaaggaactGCACATGCATCAGTTTTTGAGAACCGATGGATACAGATGAATACATATAGCCATTGTTTCAAGGAGGTATTTCTGTTTcaattgaaaaaacaaattttcaaAGCACCTCTGATGATTAATTGCTTagaaatgccaataaagcctataTTGATCATACCAGGGTTCCCACACACAATTGGACATCAAAtccaaggacttttcaatgactttcaaggtgaAATTCAAGGAATCAAAATTGTCATATTTTGGGATAAGACACgacattggtcaaaattagatATCGCCAAATGGGACGTGTCAATCCTCGGGCGGagagtactttcaaggccatctaTTCATTTTCAGAAACTTCCTTTTTCACAAATCCACAAAacttcaaggattttcaaggcctgtgGGAATCCTATCATACATAAGGAGAAATCAAGATGTAAAGGACTACTGGTCAAGGAACAAATAGCATTAACTTGGAGGCAGACTGATGTTTCCATTTGACAGAaatctctctgttcttctcacctctctcttgccctgcgcaccccctctctctccaccaggtCAGGACTGTCCCTGAGGCCGGCCGTGTCGCTCAGCACCACAGGGAAGCCGCCGATGTCCAGAGACGTCTCCACCACGTCCCTGGTGGTCCCGGGGATGGGGGACACGATGGCTGCCGGCCGCTGGCCTGCATTTAGAAAGGTTCAACTCAGTGGGACAATCCAGATCAAAATCGTGGGAGATCAAAAGCAGCTGTGGAAAAAGTACTGATGGTGAACAGGCTCATACAAGGAAAAAATATCCCTCTTAAAAGCCATTTGGTCTATGGTttcaaatgcagtttcatttgtcTCAGGGACTTTCTAAAAgcaagtgtcaatatcttgaaacaaggcagaataaagcagatcactccactgGAGAATGACACATAATTCAAGAAAAATCTTGAAAGAAATTGATCTGCATAGGAAACAAGTGTTcaattatctcacctcattggcattTTTTCCCTTGCTTGGaaaaaagtaagattttaagactccaTGGTACATTAAATGACTTATTTAGAAGGATATTTTTGGCAGTGTAAGCAGTCATAGATAGCATATCCATGTAGTTGAATTAAAACATTCACATCAACATACATAAAATATGCCAGTAAACATTTTGTTACTGAAAATCACATCGGTTCATAATATACAGCATATACCATACGTGTCCCATTTAGAAATATCTACAGCTAATAATATTCTTAACCTTCCGAATGCTACATGAGATATTTTCAGTCATCCTTTCTGCTTCGGTGGTATTCAGGAACTGCGTAGTCTTCCATCCCTATGCATCCCACGTCAAGCAGCGGTGCCAGTTCATTAGTACTTGTCAGTGCTGACGGGGTGTGAGCCCGGGCCATGGGAAAGACTAAGCACAAGAGGAAACAATAACAGGATTTTATCTGAAGTCTGATAAATACGCCTATTATTCTGATAGGAAGCTGTGAGGAACTCCTGCCAAGCCACCACTCTGTATAGTTTATATAAAATGATACTAAATGATTTCAGGATGCAATATCTCAAACAAATATAACCTCATCTCATAAACAAGAGGGGCTTCATTAGCTAGACAACAAATGTGGAAACACAACTGCATAAGCGGATCGAACTGATTTGGAAGCAGAAAATTAGTTGATTCAAAAAATGTATGATTATTGACTGCTATAGCATTCTATGCAGTTTAcagaaaactgtgtgtgttgaAGGACTGACAAGCTGGATTCATTTGGAGCTGGACCAGACTCAAATCCTCAGGAAGCAACCAATTCTGAATCAGGAACAACAGACTTCATGTCAAGTTCTACTGTTCATCCTGGAGCTTATATAGGAAACTTCTTAGCAAGTTAACTTATGGCAACACAGTTTAGGAAAGGATTATGGGACAATACCATGAActggacacggcattttcacctgttttgtcAGGTCAAATTGTTAGCGGTCAAGGTTTGTGGTTCTGGTAAAATCAGAAAAACATGCGCTGAAAACGAAAACTCATGTTATGAAAATTCTTCacgagttgggaattgaacccgggtcgccGGAGTTGAGGGGCAACGTGTATCTGCCCATCCACCatcccgaccacaacacccttactttatTCCCACTGCactatttcagtgtcaaaccACTGCCTGTTTCTAGCAGCGTCTCCTTCACCTAATCCTCTCTCGGTGGGGAAACgtatctctctcactttccgTGCACGGAGcgtgttatttgcattttaagacatcgcaCTCCTTTCACAACACCAAGCTGCTTATGGCATGACAGATAGCTGACAGTAGTATGATTCAACGCTGACTAAGGCCTGCGACTGTGAGAAAGATAAGCTTCATTTTAATCTTAATTccttcactctgtgtgtgtgagtttgtgtgtgtgtgtgtgtgtgtgtgtgtgtgtcggaggtCCTAGGCTCTCTTACAGAGTGTGTTCAGCAGGCTACTCTTCCCTGCGTTGGTGGCTCCTGCGATGACCACCTGGACTCCGCTACGCAGCCTCTCgcccctcctctcatcctgcaggtgtctctccatctctgtttgcAGATCACACACTGATGTGTCCACtgcgggggagggaggggtagaggacacagagagagggagagagggagagagagagaggggaacaggaCATGACGAAGGTTTCGAGTTCAGTTTCATGGCCTTGTAGAAGGAATCTCTGTCCTTTGAAGGGAAAGAATGAAGGCCTGTGATGTCTGGCACCTCTCATCTGGATGAAGACTGGGTCATGGATCTGTTTCTTTCCTCATATGTCAAAAGGGGAAAAACGCTTTCGAAATGTCATTAAGGCTTAGACTGATAAACGTAGTCAAGGGGAAACTTTCTGAACATCGTGACTGTATCGGGCAACGCATTTAATTGGTGACGACTCGTAACATAAATTTGTGTTAACCTTAAACGCAGGCTGCACTATTTATGGCAGGTTTTCTATTTTTGGATGCaagtctattattattatttgctgctCGCCCTCTGAGGCGTGAGCCAACATTCCGTGccaccaaaacaaacaggagtTCCCAGGCTTTATTGTGTTGAAACTTCACAACATCTGAGGCTTCTGAGGAGTGCTGCCAACGCCAGACAGCAGGCGACAGACTCAGGGGACGCCCCttccctgccacacacacacacacacacacacacaagccgtTATGCTCACGTGTGCAtgtataagcacacacacacacacacacacactgacatgttcCCTCACGCACAGACACTCACAAGTTGACATTCTCATGCGCTCATGCGCACATGCGCGCACACGTTTgcacacgcttacacacacaaatccatgcACGCAAACAggatcacaacacacacacacacacacactcaaaagctggcatgctctcacacacacacatacatgccgacatgctctttctcacacacacacacacacacacaccgatgtgctctcacacacactcacaagctgACATGCTCATGCACATACGCatacacttgtgcacacacacacacgacaataCGCTCACACACATTAATCCATACACACCAGcaggatcacacacactctctctctctcacaaacacacacacacacacacacacacacccatacacggcaacaggagagagagcgcTGGTGCTGCTGACAGCAGGATTCCTGCGCACGACGTGGCAGGTCGGCTTTGAAGGCAAGACGAATGCCTCCAGTGTCCCCGCGGCCTTCTCCCCACACTTCCTGAAGGAAATTGTCTTCTGAGCAGTTTGAtgtctctcacctctccctACAGTGTGGCAGCGAACTCGCTCGCTGGTCAGCTGAAGATCCAAACAGGAAAGGCGGCCGGACTCCTCTCTCccgagagagaaacagagcccTCGGACCCCTCCCGACCCCCCAGGGATGACTGTGTTGTTATTTTCCCCTGACCTAGAGGACAAAGTGCATACGTACCTTGATTTAAGACCCCATCCTCGATGAGCTCATCCTCACTGAAGTCTATGAAGGCCTCCACATGGGCCAGGCACTGTGAGACACagcaaaacagaggagagaggcaggaaaaggGGCTGAAAGGCAGTAATCAAAAACTAAATCCACATCCATGCAAATAAACATAAGTTAATCTTTCCATTTTGGTTTACAGGCAATCTTCTCCACAGATAGGGCTACTGCTTTAGGTTTCAGGCTGTAGATATTGTTTACTTATACACTTTCACAGTGTATATATCAGACGTATATAAACTTTAGATGCTACAATTTAAAGTTCAAATGAATTCAAATTTCTTGTTGCCAGTTTACATCTTTGTGTCACGTTTGAGATCCATTTGAATCTACAATATAGAAGCAGAAAAAATATTTACACCACCGCACCGATCAGTATCTTGACTGACATTGCGGAacatacacaatacaatacacacaataGTACTATAGCCGCACAAAAACAGGAAGCCTGAGATTCCCATACTGATCCATTCACAACAGTGGGAAGCCAACTGTACGAGGGAAAAAGCTGCATTGTTTGGGTGTCAAATTAGCAAGGGTTTGACCTACAGCATAGTACAGAAGGTATAATTCCAAAAAACTGGATTCGTAGAAATCTCAGTCACTTCTAGCAACTTTCCTCAGGAAGGCCCACATGAGCAGCTCAACAAAGTTTCTCAGGGGAGAACACCTGGAGTGCTGCGTTCAGTCCGGTGCCAAGGTATTGCAAGATCTCACAAATTACTGGTCTGTATTCCCAAAGCAGTTCACAGCAGAGGAGGGGTACTGGCTTGCATCCATCAAGTTGGAGTGTTCATCTGGGGTTCTCATCCCGATGCCCTCAACCACCTCAGCATGATGTGAAAGGCAGACTGCAAAGCTTCCTTAAATTCTTTTAATGCACCAGAGAAGTGACGTTTTGAGCACAGTGGCTCTTCATCAGAGGCAGGTTGATCCCCTATCAGGATCCTACTTTGAGACACTTGATAAATATTAAGCTAGAATCATAATCACAGCCATGCTTATATCCAGTATAACAGCATGACCTCAAGTGTGATATTGCAGTTCTATAAACAATGCTATTTATCAAGTAATGGTACTTTGAAACaacagattatgatttttgtcttttattcgtcTCCGCCAACAACAGTTCCCTCAGGTTTCCACTACCAAGAGTTGGCAAACGacacatgaactgtttatatcAGAACATCTGTAAAGCGAAGTGATACATATAATAAAACATCCCACTGCTGTTATACTGTAGAtaagcactcatggaatgcctctggtccaatcaaattactcaaccggaactaactgttgtataattgtATTTGATCCAATTTGAATGTGGAATGTAAATAAGACCGATATAAGAAAACATACCACATCAGCATGTTGATTGACACACAGTGGAAATGACGTAGTGCCATAGCCTTCATCAGAGATGATGAATCAGCTTCCCATCGCTTGTCTGGAAGTCTTATTAATGAAGGTGAAACTACAGCACACTACAGAATGTGTCTTTCACAAACACCTTGTTTGTAGAAAGTCTGCACAAAATCCAAAATAGAGATGGGTCTTTGGATGGCTGCCAGGTGAAAGTGTTGCTACTTTCTCCCTCAAGAAGATCCAAGCTAACAGCTCAGCTGGATAAAGTTTCTCAACAGAGAACTTTCTGGAGAGTTGGCACAGGTGCCAGGTGGTGCAGGACCACACAACTGGTCTGTtcataaaacatttgaattaCACATTACAGCATGAGCTGTACCACAGTGGTATCCAGTGTGGCGTGTCACTGACCTGGACTCAGCCATTATAATGTGGTGGGTGAACTTTACAGTAACCTAGATCCtactccaaaaaaaaatccacactccaataaatgtatttatgatTCATCTTTCTGAGATCCATGTAAATACAGAATATAGATGAGGAAATACTGGCACAGTCTTGACTGACACagtaacagacacacagcactGCTACAGCCAGGCCAAGTCTCCAATAACTTAATCCAGCCACAACAATGCAAAGCCAACTGTTCAGAGAAAGAAGCATTGTTTGGGTGTCGCACAAGTGAGGGTGGAACTACAGCACATTATATTACATGTATATATAGCACATGATAGTACAGTAGATGCCTTTCCAAAACACCTTCTTCGTAGAAAGTCAAAAATAGAGATGGGCCTTTGAATGGCCACTAGTGGCCTTCCTCAGGAAGGTCCAAATTAACAGCTCAACAAGGTTTCTCAGTTAAGAGCTCCGGTGCCAAGGCAGTGCAGAATTACACAAAACACTTGTTTGTATTCACAAAGCTTTTCTAAACAGAGTAAGAGAGCTGGACAGAGTCCATCTAGTGGGAGTGTTCAGCTGCGGTCATTGACCTGATGCCTTCAATTGCCTCAGTCATCACATAATAacaactaataataattaagGTTAAATTAAGGAAAATTAAGCAAAATTTGATCCACATCAGTACTACGATTCAGAGGCATAAGCTTCGTAAATGAGGTGTTTTAAGTTTATGTTTCAGAATGAATCAGATATTACGGCCCTAGAAAAATTTGCTCTTAGGGCCGGGCAATATAACATTTTTTAAGGTTTACTGGAACGGATCAACACAAAGTtttaactttttattattatttttttacttttcatgtTGTCAATAAAAATAGTGGTcctcactattattattatgattattatgattattatgattatcattatgctatttactattattatatgCACAGTTAGCAATCCCAATGTAGTAGAAACCAGTGTAAATCCTTTGGTTGGTAGCACTTTTCACAAAATATAATTGGtgttggaaaaacaaatatcaTCAACTGATATACcatcaaaaaaataatcagaatATTGTCTATTGTCTAATTTGTCCATATCACCCTGTCTGACCCTGGGTCAGTACTTCAGCTACAGGCTGCCACAGCCACGCATCGTCTCCAGGACGGGTTTCCCCCTCtggaatgtgttgttttttcaatACTAGATAGTATTGAAAAAACTGATCTATGTACCATAGATCAGTATTTTGATTCACAGTATGTAACTCTAATAGACAAACACAATGGTACAGTACTACAGCAACACAAAAGCAGGAAGCCTCAGATTCCCATAACTTAATCCATCGACAGCTCAGTGCAAAGCCAACTGTGTAGATAAAAACACACCATTGTTTGGGTGTCAAATTAGTGAGGTTCCGACCTAAAGCACAGTACAGACggtttctttccaaaacacCATGTTCGTGGAAATCACAGACATTGACAACTGGATAAAGTCTCTCGAGGGAGACGTCCTGGAGCTTTGGCTGAGGTCTGGTGCCAAGGCAGTGCAGAATTTACGGAAATCCAAACCgacaaccttccagtcacaagctccATTCTCTAATTATTtgaatactgctgctgctgccaggatCGTAGTCCAAGGCCACCTTaatcgagtccaagtcaatttcAACACCTGGCCCAGTTCAGTTCAAGTCACGACCAAGACCAGAGCAAtcaagtcctattcaagaccaagaccaaaacagATAATCAACACTGTACATGTCTTGAATGATTAGGGAGTCTCTGAAGGATGAACAAAGATGTACTATTCCTtccaacatccaactaatcatTGCATAGGAattgactaatcaatgcatagaagtTTGAGGACTGCAGTCCTGGTGgaaacatctgtctgtctgtacgtCTACCTGGCTGTTCTGGTCTCTCTGAACTGCCGTTCGACCTACAAAGCCGTCTAGACCGTCAAGCCACCCCGTCATTCCCCTCTGTACGACAGGCCTACCTACCCGTTTCAGTCTGTGGCTCCATTCCTGGTAGAGGTGGCCCAGCTCCCCAGACATCTGCCTGAGAGCCTGCCTCCTCTGGGCCTCCGTCTCAGCGTGGATCAGATCCCCCAGGCCTTCCACCTGGTGCATTACAGTAGAAATAAATTACAGTACAATGGAAACATTTATACTGACTGATTATAAGATTGTAAGATGTGTTAATACAGACTGTATGATTGTATTTGTTTATAAACACATGATGCTGGGTGTATGATGTATGATGCTTCTGTCTTatgctgctgtttgttgttgttttcataaaactgttttaatgTCCTTGGTGCTGCGGCTTTGATgtgcaagacaaatttccctgcAGGGACGATTaagttcatcttatctcatatcATATTCATTACCAGGGTGAgacattaactttttttttttccagagggcattttttgccaccttgatctgatttttaggtcGCTTTTCGGGccaattttattgaactatg
Coding sequences:
- the gtpbp3 gene encoding 5-taurinomethyluridine-[tRNA] synthase subunit GTPB3, mitochondrial; the protein is MLPSISAGIWRGAVHTLRTSRLVAVTRSLSTCDTVPGGLCDAETVFALSSGHGRCGVAVVRVSGPASAAALRCMAGLTRSLPPPRTALLRSITDPRSREVLDRGLILWFPGPHSFTGEDSAEFHIHGGPAVITAVLQALGSLPGMRPAEAGEFTRRAFNGGKLGLTEVEGLGDLIHAETEAQRRQALRQMSGELGHLYQEWSHRLKRCLAHVEAFIDFSEDELIEDGVLNQVDTSVCDLQTEMERHLQDERRGERLRSGVQVVIAGATNAGKSSLLNTLCQRPAAIVSPIPGTTRDVVETSLDIGGFPVVLSDTAGLRDSPDLVEREGVRRARERVEQADLTLVVVDCAQLPPDTQQAPAFLQGHLSSVLPTQQHPQRERCLVVLNKTDLVPEERRQRLEKELRRSSALPPVCLLSCQTNAGLQDFLTALHSSVKALCGDPLSGAPSLTQARHRAHLQQCVAALAQYQRYRDSDLALAAEGVRLALTSLGRITGRVGAEEILDIIFKDFCIGK